DNA from Gemmatimonadaceae bacterium:
TCCTGCGCATGGCGCTCGACCATCTGCTGAATCGTCGGGCGCGTGTGGCTGCCGTCGATCGGTTGTGCATGCGGGTCGGCACGGCGCGGACTCGTGAGTCCCTCTTCCTCGGTGATCAATCCACGCTGCCGATACGTCGGCGAGAAGTGCGCATTTCCCGAGGCGCCCACGTCCTGCGCCGTCACCTGGCCGTGCTGCCGTCCCGTGGGCTTGCCCGGCTCGAGCGGATTGCGTTGCGTGTCGGTGGCCGTCATCGTGCGCGGGCGAGACGGTGGAGCGGGCGGTACGCTCGCGATCGTGAACGGGTTGCCGACGTAGATCGGCGAGCGATAGTAGCAGTCGCCGACCGAGTCATACAGGTAGTTCGAGCCGCGATAGGAGAAATCGAGTCCATTCGCGATCTCGAATCCGAACATGCCCAAGGCGATCGACGAGAACGGGCTTGCGCCCCATCCGGTCGAGAGGGCGTTGCTGACGCCGTAGCCAAATCCGCATTGCGCGGCGCCGTAGCCGAAGGACGAGTAGCTGCTGTACGGCGCGCTGTTGAGCGTATTGAAATACCTGGCGAATTGCACCGTATATGCTTCGCGATTTTCTCCGGCGAGGAGAGCGGCCATCTCGTAGATGGCGGGCTTGGGATCGCGCAGCGATTGCTCATCGGCGAGATCGAAGCTGTCCCACACGCCGTCGCTCGAGACCTTGTCGAAGTGCATCGGCCGCCACGACGCCACGATGAACAGGTATCCGACGCCGCCGTCATATGCGTCCGGATGGTAGGAGCCCGCGTAGTAGCGCGAGTAATCGAAGCGATAGCGGAATTGATTGGTGAAGCCGGCGAAGAAATCCGCCGTCTCGTATCGCTTGCCGCCGCGCACGAATCCATCGTCGCGCGGATCGGTGGGGAAGACGATGCGCACGGTACCGCCCGCGTCGACCTGGCCGATCATCACGTAGGAATCGTCTTCGACGTTGAACGCCGCGCGCACTCGTCGGCTGGAGCTGACCTGCGTCACTTCGGCGCGAACGCTGACGTGCGGTCCTTCACGATCCGCGATCGCCTGCGCGGCCATCGAGTCGCGCTCCGCGGTCGTGACTGGTCGTCGCTCCGCAGTGGGGCCGAACGCTGTCGGCGACCCGGAACCCGTGCCGGAACCCGTGGACGTGGCGCATGCACCCGCCAGAGCGAGGACGCCAACCGAGACTGCGACAAGCCGTGGACGCATGATTCGGCTCCGTTTGCGTGTGTGTATACAAATAAGCATACACTGTACCGCTGTCAAGACTTTCTTGATGCGCCTGTCTCTTGTGCTACGAGGCAATCTGACGCTTCGCTGACCGAACGCCAGGGGCCTCCGAGGGGCCTCTCGGGGGACCCCTGGCCGAGAACCTCCAATTAGGTTTGCATGACCGATGCTAGACTCTACTCGCGCCGACCTGTTCGACCCGGCGAGCCTTGCGGCATTGGGTCGAATCGAGATCGTCGCCCGCTGGATCGTCGACGGCTTCATGTCAGGGCTTCACCGGTCCCCACGGAAGGGATTTTCGGTGGAGTTCGCGGAGTATCGCGCCTATCAGTCTGGCGACGACCCGCGCTACGTCGATTGGAAGATCGCGGCGCGCTCCGACCGGTGGGTCGTGCGGCAATATGAAGAAGAGACCAACCTCCGCTCGACGATCGTGCTGGACGTCAGCAAGTCGATGGACTGGAGCGGCGCGCGCGTCGCCCAATTTCGCGGTGCCGCGGAGCCGGGCGCGAACGGCCGTCTCACCAAGTTGGAGTACGCCGAGCGATTGACCGCGGCGCTGGCGTTGTTGCTGCTGCGCCAGCGCGACGCCGTGGGCCTGGTGCGCTTCGACGACCGCGTACGCTCCTCGATTCCACCCCGCGCCCGCCACGGGCAGTGGCGGCGCGTCGTCGCGGCGCTCGAGGAGCCGGGCATCGGCCGTGCGTCGAGCGCGCCCGACGCGTTGCATCAGGCGGCGCGCCTCATCAACCGGCGCGGAATGATCGTGCTCATCTCCGACTTGCTCATGGACATGGAAGACGTCGAGCGGGCGATGCGCGGCCTGCGCGCCGGTGGGCACGACGTCACGGTGCTGCACGTGATGGATCCCGCGGAGCGCGATCTGCCGTCGAGCGGCGAGGCGCTGTTCGTCGATCCGGAGAGCGACCTGTCGGTGCCCGCGAGCATCGCTGACGTGCGCACGGCATACAAGAATACGGTCGACGAAGTGATCGGCGAGTGGCGCAGCATGTTCGGCGCGCTCGGAATTGGCTACGAGGTGATTTCCACGGATGCACCGTTCGGCGTTCCGCTCCGGCGCGCGTTCGCGGCGCGGCAGGCGTTGCCGTGAAGCGCCTTCGCGTGGGGGTGCTCCTCATGTCATCCCGAGCGGAGGCGCGTAGCGCCGGAGTCGAGGGACCCCCGTCCCGGCGGAGGAGCCGCACGCAGCGCACCGCGGAGAAGGGGGTCCCTCGACTCGCTCCGCTCGCTCGGGATGACATGCGATGAGCTTTCTTGCCCCCCTCTATCTCGCCCTCGCGGCCAGCATTGCCGTCCCGCTCCTCATTCATCTCCTGCGCCGCCGCATGGGGGCGAAGGTGGAGTTTCCAGCCGCGCGCTACCTCGCGCGGGCCGAGCGTGAGCACAGCCGTACGCTGCGCATTAGAAATCTCTTATTGATGCTGCTGCGCATTCTCGCGCTGCTGGCGATCGCCGTCGCCGCCGCGCGGCCCGTCGCTCGCTGGGTGGGCTCCGGCCACGCGCCGACCGCGGTCGCGATCCTCGTCGACAACTCGATGAGCAGCTCCGTGGTCGTGAACGGCCATCCGCTGCTCGACGACTTCAAGCGGATGGCGGGCGACGTGCTCTCGAGCGCGAACGCGTCGGACCGGTTGTGGCTCGTCACGATCGACGGACGCGTGCGCGGCGGCACGGTCGGCGTGCTGCGCGACGAAGTCGGTCGCATCGAAGCGATTGCCGGCGCGGGCGACCCTGCCGGTGCGCTCGCCCGTGCCACCGGTGTGCTGCGCGGCTCGGGGCTCGAGGCGCGGCAGGTCGCCCTCGTCACCGACGGCCAGCGCTCCGAATGGGCGCATGTCACGCCGCCCAGTGACGCGCAGATCGTCGTGTACGCACCGACCACGGCGCCGCCGCCGAATCGGGCGGTGACGCTCGCCGAAGCGCGGCCGACGCGCTGGACGCCGCGCGGCGCCGTCGCGACGCGATTTCTCTCGCACGATTCGACGACGTACCGCGTGACGCTCAACGGCCGCACGTTCGGCCGCGGCACCGCGGCGCCGAACGAAGAGGTGACGCTGCGCGCCGCGCCGACGGAGCGCGGTTGGGTCGCGGGCACCGTCGAGCTCGAGCCTGACGAATTGACGGCCGACAACATTCGTCATTTCGCGGTGTGGATTGGATCGGCGCCGGGGGTGAACGTGTCGCCGGCGGCCGGGCCGTTCATCAAGAACGCCATCGACGTGCTGCGCGCGTCGGAGCGCGTGACCGACGGGCACGATATCAACGTCGTTCCCGGCGACGAAGTCTCGACGCTGCCGGCGCTCATTACCGCGCCGACCGATCCCGTACGCATTGGCGCGGCGAATCGCGCGCTCGAGCGCGCCGGCATTCCGTGGCGCTTCGGCACGCGCCGTTTGGGCGAGGCGCCGGCGCACGGCACGGGCTTCGACGCGGTCACCGTCAGCTCGCGGTTCGATCTCGTCTCGCAAGCCGGCGCGCAGGCGGAAACGCTGGCCGTCGTCGGGCGCGATGCATGGATCGTCGCCGGGCCGCGCTATGTGATCGTGGGCTCTCCACTCACGCCGGATGCAACGTCGCTCCCCGTGCGCGCCACGTTCGTTCCGTGGCTGGGCGGCGTGCTTTCCGAACGCCTCGTCGGCGATCCCGGACAGGTGATCGATGCAGTGCCCGGCGCATCACTGCCGAGGCCTCGGTGGGCCGACGCCATCCAACTCGGCGACCGCCAACCGACGCCGCTTGGCGAAACACTCGATGTTCCCGCGCGCGCCGGGACGTTCTTCCTGCTGCGCGGCACGACGCGCGTGGGTGCGGTCGTCGTGAATCCGCCGCCGGACGAGTCCACGCTCGAGCGATACACCGCCGGCGATCTCCGCGCACGCCTCGGCGGCCGGCATGCGTCGGTCGCGCAGGACGCGGCCACGTGGGCCGCGATGGCCTTTCGCGGCGCGGCGCGGCGCTCGCTCATTCAGCCCGTCCTGCTGTTTGCCCTGCTGATGCTCGTCGTCGAAGCGATCGCCATCGGCGCGCGCATGCGGTATCCGGGGTTCCTTGGGCGGCGAACCGCCTGATGGCGCTCGACGCTCTGCTGGATGCCGTCGAGCGACTGCCGGCATTTCAAAGAATACTCAATACGCTCCCGGCGCCGGGCGGCCGTTTGTCCGTCGGCGGCCTGCCGGGATCGTCCGACGCCGTGCTGGTCGCCGCGCTCGCGCGTCGCCTGCCGACGCGCTTCTTCGCGATCGCGGCCGAAGGCGTCGGCGCGGCGGAACGCTGGCTCGCGGACCTCGAGACGCTGTTCGGCGACGAGACGCCGCTGGCGCTCTACCCGGCGCGGGAAGGATTTGGTGAAGCCGAACCGCACATGGAGATCGCCGGCGAGCGCGTCGAGACGCTGGAGAAGCTGACGCGCGGCGAGCTCCGCGTGCTGCTCACCACCGCGCGGGCGCTCCTCGAGAAGACGCGTATGCCGCGCGCGCTCAAGGATCTGCGCGTCGAGCTCCGCAAAGGGGCGTCGTACCGGCTGCGCGAGCTCGCCGACCATCTCGAGGCGATCGGTTTCGAGCGTGTGACGCTCGTCGAAGACGTCGCGCAGTTCAGCATTCGGGGCGGCATCTTCGACGTTTATAGTTTTGGTATGACAGAACCAGTACGTGCCGAATTCTGGGGCGACGA
Protein-coding regions in this window:
- a CDS encoding VWA domain-containing protein, which translates into the protein MSFLAPLYLALAASIAVPLLIHLLRRRMGAKVEFPAARYLARAEREHSRTLRIRNLLLMLLRILALLAIAVAAARPVARWVGSGHAPTAVAILVDNSMSSSVVVNGHPLLDDFKRMAGDVLSSANASDRLWLVTIDGRVRGGTVGVLRDEVGRIEAIAGAGDPAGALARATGVLRGSGLEARQVALVTDGQRSEWAHVTPPSDAQIVVYAPTTAPPPNRAVTLAEARPTRWTPRGAVATRFLSHDSTTYRVTLNGRTFGRGTAAPNEEVTLRAAPTERGWVAGTVELEPDELTADNIRHFAVWIGSAPGVNVSPAAGPFIKNAIDVLRASERVTDGHDINVVPGDEVSTLPALITAPTDPVRIGAANRALERAGIPWRFGTRRLGEAPAHGTGFDAVTVSSRFDLVSQAGAQAETLAVVGRDAWIVAGPRYVIVGSPLTPDATSLPVRATFVPWLGGVLSERLVGDPGQVIDAVPGASLPRPRWADAIQLGDRQPTPLGETLDVPARAGTFFLLRGTTRVGAVVVNPPPDESTLERYTAGDLRARLGGRHASVAQDAATWAAMAFRGAARRSLIQPVLLFALLMLVVEAIAIGARMRYPGFLGRRTA
- a CDS encoding DUF58 domain-containing protein translates to MLDSTRADLFDPASLAALGRIEIVARWIVDGFMSGLHRSPRKGFSVEFAEYRAYQSGDDPRYVDWKIAARSDRWVVRQYEEETNLRSTIVLDVSKSMDWSGARVAQFRGAAEPGANGRLTKLEYAERLTAALALLLLRQRDAVGLVRFDDRVRSSIPPRARHGQWRRVVAALEEPGIGRASSAPDALHQAARLINRRGMIVLISDLLMDMEDVERAMRGLRAGGHDVTVLHVMDPAERDLPSSGEALFVDPESDLSVPASIADVRTAYKNTVDEVIGEWRSMFGALGIGYEVISTDAPFGVPLRRAFAARQALP